One segment of Candidatus Melainabacteria bacterium DNA contains the following:
- the ruvC gene encoding crossover junction endodeoxyribonuclease RuvC, which translates to MRILGIDPGTATVGYGVVQSTGGGGKASLRYIASGIIKTTNRDTTGDRLSIIRTDMLSLISEYKPDVVSVEALFFFKNAKTLVPVAQARGVILEAAACMGLPTYEYTPMQVKLHLTGHGRAEKYTVQLIIAQLLNLPEIIKPDDASDALAIAVCHARMSPITTVSSQLQAGQQLST; encoded by the coding sequence TTGCGAATTCTCGGGATAGATCCTGGCACTGCCACTGTTGGATATGGTGTGGTGCAATCGACCGGTGGTGGCGGTAAGGCATCGCTCCGTTATATCGCATCCGGAATAATCAAAACGACGAATAGAGACACCACTGGCGACAGGCTCTCTATTATACGAACAGATATGCTAAGTCTCATCAGCGAATATAAGCCTGATGTCGTTTCTGTTGAAGCGTTGTTCTTTTTCAAGAATGCAAAGACGTTGGTTCCTGTCGCTCAAGCGCGCGGAGTAATTCTCGAAGCGGCGGCGTGCATGGGGCTTCCGACCTATGAATACACCCCCATGCAGGTCAAATTACATCTCACCGGGCACGGTCGAGCTGAGAAATATACAGTGCAACTAATCATTGCGCAGCTGTTAAATTTGCCAGAAATAATCAAGCCAGACGACGCTTCAGACGCCCTGGCAATCGCAGTGTGCCATGCCAGAATGTCGCCGATAACTACGGTCAGCTCGCAGTTGCAGGCTGGTCAGCAACTCAGTACTTAA
- a CDS encoding cobalamin-binding protein, with protein sequence MTNRIVSLIASATEIVYALGFGSELVGRSHECDYPPQVKDLPQCTSPKFKTDGTSYEIDQRVKAILQEAVSVYRVDADLLDQLAPSHIITQAQCEVCAVSLKDVEAAACETIRSRPKIISLEPNCLEDIWLDIDRVATSLGARQTGVELVRSYKERMDQISQEAARKTEKKPTVACIEWIEPLMAAGNWMPELIEMAGGVNLYGEAGKHSPWMTWEQVEKDDPDFIVVTPCGFDIKRTLEEMHLLSDKPSYKTLKAVKSGHVYVADGNQYFNRPGPRAVESLEIMAEILHPTLFNFGHQGTGWIKY encoded by the coding sequence ATGACCAATAGAATCGTATCCCTTATCGCCAGTGCCACCGAAATCGTTTACGCGCTTGGTTTCGGCTCTGAGCTGGTTGGACGATCTCATGAGTGTGATTATCCGCCGCAGGTCAAAGATCTGCCGCAATGTACGAGTCCTAAGTTTAAAACTGATGGCACCAGTTATGAAATCGATCAGCGCGTCAAGGCAATCCTTCAGGAAGCTGTGAGCGTATATCGAGTAGATGCAGATCTTCTTGACCAGCTGGCGCCCTCGCACATCATCACTCAAGCGCAATGTGAAGTTTGTGCGGTCAGTTTGAAAGATGTCGAGGCGGCGGCGTGCGAGACGATCAGGTCTCGGCCGAAGATTATTTCGCTTGAGCCGAATTGCCTGGAAGATATCTGGTTGGATATCGATCGTGTCGCGACGTCGCTGGGTGCCAGGCAGACAGGGGTCGAGCTGGTTCGTTCCTACAAAGAGCGGATGGACCAAATCTCGCAGGAGGCTGCCCGAAAGACTGAGAAGAAACCGACTGTCGCCTGCATCGAGTGGATCGAGCCGTTGATGGCAGCCGGAAACTGGATGCCTGAATTGATAGAAATGGCAGGTGGGGTGAACTTGTACGGCGAGGCCGGAAAGCATTCTCCCTGGATGACCTGGGAGCAGGTAGAGAAGGATGATCCGGATTTCATCGTCGTGACGCCCTGCGGTTTCGATATAAAAAGAACTCTTGAAGAGATGCATTTGCTATCTGACAAGCCCAGCTACAAAACCCTCAAGGCTGTGAAGAGCGGGCATGTGTATGTCGCTGACGGTAATCAATATTTCAACCGACCGGGGCCACGGGCTGTTGAATCACTGGAAATCATGGCGGAGATATTGCATCCCACCCTCTTCAACTTCGGTCACCAGGGCACAGGCTGGATTAAGTACTGA